From Mycobacterium lacus, one genomic window encodes:
- a CDS encoding dihydrodiol dehydrogenase, whose translation MNPVGEPITVANEFTEVVIQRVDTRNGSRLLITAPRTGQWITLDALEVEALTWQNTRTLAAMVGNSCAPLLPDDPHEIEGHDDRLA comes from the coding sequence ATGAACCCGGTCGGCGAGCCCATCACCGTCGCAAACGAATTCACCGAAGTGGTCATCCAGCGGGTCGACACCCGCAACGGATCGCGGCTACTGATCACCGCACCCAGGACCGGGCAGTGGATCACCCTGGACGCGCTCGAGGTCGAGGCGTTGACCTGGCAGAACACCCGCACGCTGGCCGCCATGGTCGGCAATTCCTGCGCCCCGCTGCTACCCGATGACCCCCACGAGATCGAGGGCCACGATGACAGGCTGGCTTGA
- a CDS encoding IclR family transcriptional regulator: MQAKRERAADSLAPQYPIESVDNALKLLLLLGERPHIRLSEATRYLGVASSTAHRLLAMLTYRGFVRQDPVSRAYLPGPALTGVAFAIFGRIDIQGTALPIMRSLSERLRETTHVGMLDGPSVRFVAAVEGPTAVRVASRLGRTLPAHCTSTGKVLLAQLSETELRQLLPHENLERVTARSIGIRTELEAELSRIRERGYAVNREESEEGVASVAVPIPTRAPGLRLALNAAAPHNRLDSSRYSTIAAALVKAAKEIGDQLG, encoded by the coding sequence ATGCAAGCGAAGAGGGAGCGGGCGGCCGATTCGCTTGCGCCGCAGTATCCGATCGAATCGGTGGACAATGCGCTGAAGCTGCTGCTGCTGTTGGGCGAACGGCCGCACATCCGGTTGAGCGAGGCAACCCGGTATCTGGGTGTGGCGTCGTCCACCGCGCACCGGCTGCTGGCGATGCTGACCTATCGGGGGTTCGTCCGCCAAGACCCGGTGTCCAGGGCCTACCTGCCCGGACCGGCGTTAACAGGTGTGGCGTTTGCGATCTTCGGTCGCATCGACATCCAAGGCACCGCACTGCCGATCATGCGCAGCCTCAGCGAGCGCCTGCGGGAAACGACTCATGTCGGCATGCTGGACGGGCCGAGCGTCCGGTTCGTCGCCGCGGTCGAGGGCCCGACGGCGGTTCGGGTGGCCTCCCGGCTGGGCCGCACGCTGCCCGCGCACTGCACCTCGACGGGCAAGGTCTTGTTGGCCCAGTTGTCGGAAACCGAACTGCGGCAACTGCTTCCGCATGAAAATCTGGAGCGCGTCACCGCCCGCTCGATCGGCATCCGCACCGAGCTAGAGGCCGAGCTCTCCCGCATCCGCGAGCGGGGCTATGCCGTCAATCGTGAGGAAAGCGAGGAGGGCGTCGCCTCCGTCGCGGTGCCGATACCGACCCGGGCGCCGGGCCTGCGTCTCGCGCTCAACGCCGCGGCCCCACACAACCGGCTGGACAGCTCCCGGTACTCGACGATCGCCGCCGCACTTGTCAAGGCGGCCAAGGAGATTGGCGATCAACTCGGTTAG
- the hcaB gene encoding 3-(cis-5,6-dihydroxycyclohexa-1,3-dien-1-yl)propanoate dehydrogenase: protein MTGWLDGKRALIVGAGSGIGRAVVDAFRAEGAKVAVLERDRGKCDQLREQLPGVPVTEGDAVTRDANDRAIAAAVAAFGGLDTLVNCVGVFDFYKGVIDIDADDLPTAFEEMFRTNVLSHLRSVQAAVPALQAGAGSSIVLTESVSSYYPGRGGVLYVSSKFAVRGLVASLAHELAPRIRVNGVAPGGTLNTDLRGLSSLGLDTTRLDDTPDRARYLAVRTPLNVALTGEDHAWSFVFLASGRSRGITGETIHPDGGFGVGARS from the coding sequence ATGACAGGCTGGCTTGACGGCAAACGGGCCCTGATCGTGGGAGCCGGTTCCGGCATCGGGCGGGCCGTCGTCGACGCGTTTCGCGCGGAAGGAGCGAAAGTCGCCGTGCTGGAACGTGATCGCGGCAAGTGCGACCAGTTGCGCGAGCAGTTGCCCGGGGTGCCGGTGACCGAAGGTGACGCGGTGACCCGCGATGCCAACGATCGCGCCATCGCCGCCGCGGTCGCCGCGTTCGGCGGTCTCGACACGCTCGTCAACTGCGTCGGCGTTTTCGACTTCTACAAGGGCGTCATCGACATCGACGCCGATGACCTCCCCACGGCGTTCGAGGAAATGTTCCGGACCAACGTGCTGAGCCATCTGCGGTCCGTCCAGGCCGCGGTCCCGGCGCTACAGGCCGGCGCCGGATCCTCGATCGTGCTGACCGAGTCGGTGTCGTCGTACTATCCCGGGCGCGGCGGCGTGCTGTACGTCTCGTCGAAGTTCGCCGTGCGCGGGCTGGTGGCGTCGTTGGCGCACGAGCTGGCGCCGCGGATCCGGGTCAACGGGGTGGCGCCGGGCGGCACCCTCAACACCGACCTACGCGGGCTGTCCAGCCTCGGACTCGACACCACGCGCCTCGACGACACCCCGGACAGGGCGCGCTATCTGGCCGTGCGCACGCCGCTGAACGTGGCGCTCACCGGCGAAGACCACGCCTGGAGTTTCGTGTTCCTGGCCTCCGGCCGCTCCCGCGGCATCACCGGCGAAACGATCCACCCGGACGGCGGATTCGGCGTCGGAGCGCGGTCGTGA